Proteins from one Melospiza melodia melodia isolate bMelMel2 chromosome 18, bMelMel2.pri, whole genome shotgun sequence genomic window:
- the NLRC3 gene encoding NLR family CARD domain-containing protein 3: protein MEEPMVQKHVESLQSSCGNGLETGALQRLTNLLLVEGLTDIQQKEHDILQVETTKGLPSTSKSIPLEKLFLPLSKLSIPPRISVTVGAAGIGKSTLVKLFVCSWAKGEISRDILFVLPLTFKELNTHEKLSAERLLSSACPHIPAGAAHTLLILDGLDEFKTPLDFSNAAVCTDPKKEIQVDNLITNIIRGNLLQEASVWVTARPAAAGQIPSGLVDRMTEIRGFGAAEMKDFLDHMFLDNRDLSSQVLQHIRANRSLHVLCTIPGFCRIAGSSIAYFLKHSNDQSQEAPVVPRTLSEIYSYYFKMALSGDWLEKPREALRIEQAVNTSKKLVGSLGRLAFYGLLRRKHVFYEQDMKAHGIDLSLLHSCLCTRLLLKEDLPASTAYYFSHLTIQEFLAALYYYTAAKRAIFDLFVESGVSWPKLGFLSHFRNAAQRALQAQDGQLDVFMRFLSGLLSPPVNRLLSGWLLLQDEQEGWRSQAVDALQGCLQAEHAVSWRAVNAMRCLQELQHSDTAQAVEEALRSGTLAGMLTPINCSALAYLLQVSDVCLEEVNLSNCLTYNVCKRLLSQLLFCHSLRLDNNQFKDDVMELLGSVLSGKDCQIQRLSLAENQISNKGAKALARSLLVNRSLMVLDLRSNSIGPTGAKALADALKKNQILQSLNLQHNSIKEDGAAFLAEALLTNHRLLTLHLQKNAVGAQGARNMAEALKQNRSLRELILSSNSVGDSGSIALAEALRVNHSLQCLDLQSNSISSAGVTALTAALCSNRGLLSLNLRENSIGGEGGPAIARALRSNSTLRKLDLAANLLCDDGGQAIASAIGENRALTSLHLQWNFIQAKTATALAQALQSNSSLVSLDLQENTIGDEGMAALSAALKVNTTLADLHLQAASVGTAGAQALAEALMVNKSLQVLDLRGNSLGPAGAKAVANALKVNRSLRRLNLQENALGMDGAICIATALRGNHGLTYVNLQGNLIGHSGARMIADTIRSNAPDCVVDV, encoded by the exons ATGGAAG AACCCATGGTGCAGAAGCACGTGGAGAGCCTCCAGAGCTCCTGTGGGAATGGCCTGgagacaggagccctgcagcgcCTCACCAACCTGCTGCTGGTGGAAGGCCTGACCGACATCCAGCAGAAGGAGCACGACATCCTGCAGGTGGAGACCACCAAGGGCCTGCCCAGCACGTCCAAGAGCAtccccctggagaagctgttcctGCCTCTCTCCAAGCTCAGCATCCCCCCTCGGATCTCCGTCACCGTCGGCGCGGCCGGCATCGGCAAGAGCACTCTGGTGAAGCTgtttgtgtgcagctgggcaaaggGGGAGATCAGCAGGGACATCCTGTTCGTGCTGCCCCTCACCTTTAAGGAGCTCAACACGCACGAGAAGCTCTCTGCTGAGCGCCTCCTGAGTTCAGCCTGCCCCCACATCCCGGCCGGGGCCGCCCACACCCTGCTCATCCTCGACGGCCTGGATGAGTTCAAGACGCCCTTGGATTTCTCCAACGCAGCGGTTTGCACTGATCCCAAGAAGGAGATCCAAGTGGACAACCTGATCACCAACATCATAAGGGGGAACCTGCTGCAGGAGGCCTCTGTGTGGGTGACGGCGCGGCCAGCGGCGGCCGGGCAGATCCCCAGCGGGCTGGTGGACCGCATGACGGAGATCCGGGGCTTTGGGGCTGCAGAGATGAAGGACTTCTTGGACCACATGTTCCTGGACAACAGAGATCTGTCCAGCCAAGTCCTGCAGCACATCAGGGCTAACAGGTCGCTCCATGTCCTGTGCACCATTCCTGGATTTTGCAGGATTGCTGGTTCCTCAATCGCTTATTTCCTCAAACACAGCAACGATCAATCCCAAGAAGCGCCCGTGGTCCCCAGGACCCTGTCAGAAATCTACTCCTATTACTTCAAAATGGCTCTGAGTGGTGACTGGCTGGAAAAGCCGAGAGAAGCCCTCAGGATCGAGCAGGCTGTGAACACCAGCAAGAAGCtggtgggcagcctgggcaggctGGCCTTCTACGGGCTGCTGCGGAGGAAGCACGTGTTCTACGAGCAGGACATGAAGGCCCACGGCATCGACCTCTCCCTGCTGCACAGCTGCCTCTGCACCCGCCTCCTGCTCAAGGAGGACCTGCCGGCCTCCACAGCCTACTACTTCTCCCACTTGACCATCCAGGAGTTCCTGGCAGCTCTCTATTACTACACGGCGGCCAAGCGAGCCATCTTCGATCTCTTTGTGGAGAGCGGCGTGTCCTGGCCCAAGCTGGGCTTCCTCAGCCACTTCAGGAACGCGGCGCAGAGGGCGCTGCAGGCCCAGGACGGGCAGCTGGACGTCTTCATGCGCTTCCTCTCGGGGCTGCTGTCCCCGCCGGTGAACCGGCTGCTCTcgggctggctgctgctgcaggacgaGCAGGAAGGGTGGCGCAGCCAGGCCGtggatgccctgcagggctgcctgcaggcCGAGCACGCCGTGTCCTGGCGCGCCGTCAACGCCATGCgctgcctgcaggagctgcagcacagcgaCACCGCCCAGGCCGTGGAGGAGGCCCTGAGGAGCGGCACCCTGGCCGGCATGCTCACCCCCATCAACTGCTCTGCCCTGGCTTACCTCCTGCAGGTGTCTGATGTGTGCCTGGAGGAGGTGAACCTGTCCAACTGCCTCACCTACAATGTGTGTAAGAGGCTGCTCTCCCAGCTCCTCTTCTGCCACAGCCTCAG GCTGGACAATAACCAGTTTAAGGACGATGTGATGGAGCTGCTGGGCAGTGTGCTGAGTGGGAAGGACTGCCAGATCCAGAGGCTCAG CTTGGCAGAAAATCAGATCAGCAACAAGGGAGCCAAAGCTCTGGCCAGGTCTCTGCTGGTGAACAGGAGCCTGATGGTGCTGGA CCTGCGGAGCAACTCCATCGGCCCCACCGGAGCCAAGGCCCTGGCTGATGCCCTGAAAAAAAACCAGATCCTGCAATCCCTGAA cctccAGCACAACTCCATCAAGGAGGACGGCGCCGCCTTCCTGGCCGAGGCCCTGCTGACCAACCACCGGCTGCTGACCCTGCA CCTGCAGAAGAACGCCGTGGGAGCCCAGGGTGCGCGGAACATGGCCGAGGCGCTGAAGCAGAACCGCAGCCTGAGGGAGCTGAT ACTCTCAAGCAACTCAGTGGGAGACAGTGGCTCCAttgccctggctgaagctctgagGGTGAACCACAGCCTGCAATGCCTGGA TCTCCAGAGCAACTCCATCAGCAGTGCAGGGGTGACAGCGCTGACAGCAGCTCTCTGCTCCAACAGGGGACTCCTCAGCCTCAA cctcagggagaaCTCCATCGGCGGGGAGGGGGGCCCGGCCATCGCCCGCGCCCTGCGCAGCAACAGCACCCTCAGGAAGCTGGA CCTGGCGGCCAACCTGCTGTGTGACGACGGGGGCCAGGCCATCGCCTCGGCCATCGGAGAGAACCGTGCTCTCACCTCCCTcca CTTGCAGTGGAACTTCATCCAGGCCAAAACAGCCACGGCCCTGGCACAAGCACTACAGTCCAACAGCAGCCTGGTCAGCCTCGA CCTGCAGGAGAACACCATCGGAGACGAGGGCATGGCCGCCCTCTCGGCTGCACTGAAGGTGAACACCACGCTGGCAGATCTGCA CCTGCAGGCGGCTTCAGTTGGCACGGCTGGTGCCCAAGCCCTGGCAGAAGCCTTGATGGTCAACAAGAGCCTGCAGGTCCTGGA CCTCCGGGGGAACTCCCTGGGCCCAGCCGGGGCCAAGGCCGTGGCCAACGCGCTCAAGGTGAACCGCAGCCTCCGCAGGCTCAA CCTGCAGGAAAACGCCCTGGGCATGGACGGAGCCATCTGCATCGCCACGGCCCTCAGGGGCAACCACGGCCTCACCTATGTCAA cCTGCAGGGGAACCTCATCGGGCACTCGGGAGCCAGGATGATCGCGGACACCATCCGGAGCAACGCGCCCGACTGCGTCGTGGACGTGTGA